Part of the Dehalococcoidales bacterium genome is shown below.
CTTATCTCGGACCGTCCGGGTTGCCACCACTCTGTTCAAATTCTCAGTAACGAAGCTACGGAGATATCTTCGTCAATAGCTTCCCAATGTATTCCGATACCCCTGCCGATAAGTCGCCAATCTTTTTTCTGCTCATCAGTGGCGCTGCGTAGCTTAGGGAACCACTCAATTGGCACCTTGATTT
Proteins encoded:
- a CDS encoding DUF2442 domain-containing protein, whose translation is MNISVTKTEAKASKVWFDSHMMHVHLLDGREIKVPIEWFPKLRSATDEQKKDWRLIGRGIGIHWEAIDEDISVASLLRI